Genomic DNA from Archangium lipolyticum:
AGCAGCACCGGGAGGCTCGCGTTGGCATGCTTCTCTGGTGAACAAAGCCGTGCGACACGCGGGCTTGCATCATTCACTGTTCAAAAGAGGGATCTCCAACGTGGCCGCGGCCCCCGCCCTTTACGCGGGGGGCCGCACCTGCCGCACTTCCAGCATTGCCTTTAGAACAGGACCGGGATCCGGCTGAACCCGCGCAGGCTGGCGACACTGCCCCACCGCATCTCCTCGGCGGGGAGCGCCAGCCGCAGCTTCGGGAAGCGCTTGAAGAGGGACTCGAAGGCGAGCTGTCCCTCGAGCCGGGCTAGCGGCGCCCCGATGCAGACGTGGATGCCCTTGCCAAAGGCGATGTTCCGGTGGGCGTCGGGGCGCGTGATGTCGAACACGTCCGGGTTGGCGAAGCGCGAGGGATCCCGATTCGCCGAGGCCAGACCCACCGACAGGTTCTCCCCCTTGGGGATGTGCGTTCCTCCCAGCTCGAGGTCCTCTCTGACGATGCGCGGCGTGCTCATGTAGTCGACCGGCCCCCAGAAGCGCAGCGTCTCCTCGACCAGCCCCTTGGACAGTCCGGTGGGATCCGCCAGGAAGCGCGCATGCTGGTCGGGGTGCGTCAGCAGCGCGACGACGCCGTTGCCGATCAGATTGACCGTCGTCACGTGCCCGGCGAAGAACAGGATGAACACCATCGACACCATCTCCTGGTGGCTGAGGGTGTCGCCGTCCTCCTGGACGTGAACCATCTGGCTGATCATGTCCTCCGCCGGCTCACGCCGCTTCCGCTCGAACAGGCCGTCCAGGTACTGCCTGAACGCCCGCATGCCGGCCCGCAGCTTCTCGTCCCTCACGGCGTCCTGACGCTCGGCGTGCAGAAGGCCCTCCGCCCAGCCATGGACCTTCTCGCGATCCTCCACCGGGATGCCGAGCATGTCGCTGATGACCGTGACGGGCAGCGGATAGGCGAAGGCCTCCACCAGGTCCATCCGGCGCTCCGAGACGGCCTCGCCGCGCCCGGCCGCCTTGCGTTCGACCCCGTCGAGCAGCTCATCGACGATGCGCTGGATGCGCGGCCGGAGCAGCTCCATGGCACGAGCGGTGAAGTTGGGCTGGACCAGCTTGCGCAGCCGGGTGTGATCCGGCGGATCGAGCATGATGATGCTGTGCGCGACGGGCCGGAACTCCTCCGGCATGGTCGCCTCCAGCCGCGCCCGCTGCTCCGGCGTCATCGCCGAGCGGAAGTCGGACGAGAGGCGATCATCCAGGAGCGCGGACACCGCCTCGTCGTACCGGGTCACGAAGAGCCTGTCGCGTCCAGGGACCTTGCCCGGCCCGCGAGCCTTCGAGCCCTCCGGATGAGCCCCGTCCGCGAGGCCGCGGCCGAAGGGGCAGCGCACCACGGGCGCCGTGGCGCGCAGCTCGGCATAGGTGTCGTAGGCGGTGGCCAGGAACTCCGGGTTCTCCCTGTCCAGGACCACGGAGCTCATGGCCGGAGCTTCCCGCCGTCCCATCACGGGGCAGGTTCCGCCCGCGGCGGGCGCTGCTTCCTTCTGCTCATCCATCCTGTTCGTCGTCATGGTGTCCTCCGGAGTTCGTGGTTCTCGCGTCCGCTCAGTTCTTGCTCAGCCAGAGCGAGCGGGGCCCGCGCAGGAAGAACGAGCTGCCGTAGTTGATGCGCTCGGGCTGCTGGGGCGCGAAGCCCAGCTTCGGGGCGCGCTCCAACAACTCCTGGAGCGCCACCGGGGCCTCCAGCCGCGACAGGGGGGCTCCCAGGCAGAAGTGGATGCCGTGGCCGAACGAGAGCAGCCCCGTCGTGTCGCGCTGCAGATCGAAGCGCTCCGGGTTCGGGAACTTGCGCGGATCATGGTTGGCGGACGCCAGCAGCGCCATCACCGTCGAGCCCGCGGCGACCTTCCCGCCGGCCAGCTCCACGTCCTGGGTCACCCGGCGCATCAGCCCCAGCACGGGCGAGTCGTAGCGCAGGGTCTCCTCGGTCACGGCGGCGCAGGCCTGGAGCGTGGGGTTGCGCCGCAGCCACTCGTACTGCTCCGGGTTGCGGATGAGGGAGACGAGCGCGTTGCCGAGCAGGTTGGTGGTGGTCTCGTTGCCGGCGATCAGCAGCACGATGGCGAAGGAGTTCACCTCCTGGGGCGTCAGCGCGGCCACGCCGTCGCTCTCCTGGACGAGCGTGGAGATGAGATCACCCTTGGGCTCCTGACGGCGCTTCTCGGCGATCTCCGTCATGTAGGCGAGCATCTCCCGCCCGCTCCGGATGCTCTCCTCCGACTGCTTCCCGGTCCGCAGGGACTCGGAGCCAGCGGTGATGAGCGAGTCGCTCCAGTGCTTGAAGTCCCGGCGCCGGGAGGCCTCGATGCCGAGCATCTCCGCGATGATGGTCACGGGCAGGGGAGAGGCCAGCCCGTCCATGAAGTCGAACTCGTCACGGGCGGTCATCTCCGCGACGAGCCCCCGGGACAGCTCGCGCACCCGGGGCTCCATCTCGGAGATGCGCTTGGGGATGAAGGCGCGGCTCACCAGTCCGCGCAGCCGCGTGTGGTTGGGCGGATCCGAGGTGACGAGGTTGGACACCGAGCTGAGCTCGGTGATCTGGGTGCGCTCCTTGGGCAGCTTGCCGGCGACGCGGATGTCCACGGACGAGAACAGGGCCGGGTTCTTCAGGACGTACGTCACGTCCTCGTAGCGGCTGAGGACATGGGCCTGCAGGCGCTCGTTCCAGAAGAGCGGGGCCTTCTCGCGCATCTCCGCGAAGTAGGGGTAGGGGTTGTTCATCACCTCGGGGTCGAAGAAGTCGAAGCGGTCCAAGAGGCTCATACGGTTCTCCATGGGTGGAACAACGGCGGTGGAACAACGGGGTTCATCGGGGGCGTGGGGCGGCCCCATCCAGGAAGCAGCGCAACAGCAGGGAGATCAGCTCGTCGACCGGCACGGGCTGCTTCTCGAGGAACTGCCGGACGAGGACGCCGCGCAGCATGCTCAACAACAACGTGGGGTAATGGCGGGTGTCCTCGGGCCGCAGGGCGCCTTCCTCCACTCCTTGCCGGGTGAGGTGCTCGATGCGGCGGGTGAGCTCCAGGGACTGCGTCCGCTCGCGGCTCACGTCCTCGCCCGAGGAGATGCCGTGCTCGAGCACATCCTCCAGGGAGAGGGTGAACAGCTGGAAGTGCGTGCGCGAGTGCTCCAGGATGCAGCGCAGGAAGCCATGCATCCGCACGCGGAAGGGCGCGCCCTGGCTGCGCTCCAGCTCCGTGTCGAGCATGTCCCGCAGCTCCCGCCCGCGCACGTCGAGCAGGGCCGCCATCAGCTGCTTCCGGTCCTCGAAGTAGTTGTAGAGCGTCCCGACGGAGACCCCGACGCGCGCGGCGATGTCGTCCATGCGCGCGGCGTGGATGCCCTGCTCGGCCAGCACCTGCTCCGCCGCGTTGAGGATGGCGGTCCGCGCCTCCTCCTTCATCCGGAGCCGCAGCGGTTGGGGCTTGCTTCGAGTTGTTGAACGCGGGTTCATTTGTTGAACCAGGGTACGGTTCCAGGGATACCCGGGTCAACCAGAAGGAGCCGAGCAGACAGGCGTACCTCGGGATACACGCCTGCCCCGAGGGTCGTTCCCTTGTCAGTTCCCTGGGAGGAGCTCAGCTCGCCGCTGGCTCGGCCGTGCTCAACGGTGGCCCACAGCCTCGAAGTGGTTCTGGAGCGCCGCCGCGAGCGGGGGCACGACGGCGCGTGGAATCGCGTGCCCCATCCCGTCGATCGTCACCAGGGTCGAGCGCGGCAGGCTCTCCGCCAGGTGCCGCGCGTTGGACTCGGGATTGGTGGGATCCTCCGGGGTGGCGATGACGAGCGTGGGCACGGTGACGTGAGCGAGCTCCGCCCCACGAGCCAATCCGGAGGGGTCGGCTCGCGCATGGGCAGCCGAGGTGTCGTGACGGCCGGCGTGGGCGATGATGCGCCGCTCGAGTGCACGGAACTCCTCGGCGTCGAAGGGAATCACCTTGCCGTTGAGCCTGCGCCAGTTCTCGACCCGCCATTCGATCTGCGCCTCGCGGTCGCGCGGCTCGAACATGTGGCTCCAGAACTCGTACAGGCCGGGATCGATGGCGGCTCGTGCCGCTCCATTGGCGCGGGCGGGAGCACCTTCGAGCGCGGGCGCCCCGATGACCGTCGCGCTGAGCAGCCGCTCGGGATGGGCGACCAGGAGCCACTGCACGAGGAGCCCCCCCAACGACAGTCCCACGACGTGCGCGCGCTCGATGCCGAACGCATCGAGGATGGCCAGCGCGTCCTCGGCCATCCGGGTCGCGGAGTAGGGGACCCTGTCGAAGGCCCAGGTGGACGCTCCGGTGTCCCGGTGGTCATAGCGGATGACCCGGTGCTTCCGGGCCAGGACGTCCACGAGCTCGTCGGGCCAGACCAGTCCCGAAACGGTGGAGCCCATGATGAGCAGAACGGCGGGCGCATCCTCCGGGCCCCGAGACTCGACCCAGAGCGAGACTCCCTCGGCGACCTCGACGAAGCGTTCCATGGCATCAACCTACCGTCTCGAAGTGGTTCAGGAGCGCCGCCGCGAGCCGGGGCACGACGGCGCGCGGAATCGCGTGCCCCATCCCGTCGATCGTCACCAGGGTCGAGCGCGGCAGGCTCTCCGCCAGGTGCCGCGCGTTGGACGCGGGACTGGTGGGATCCTCCGGGGTGGCGATGACGAGCGTGGGCACGGTGACGTGAACGAACTCCGCCCCGCGAGCCAGTGCGGAGTAGTCGGCCCGCGCGTGGGCCCCCGGGTTATCGGAACGGCCGGCGTGGGCGATGATGCGCCGTTCGAGCGCACGGAACTCCTCGGCATCGAAGGGAATCACCTTGCCGTTGAGCCTGCGCCAGTTCTCGATCCGCCATTCGATCTCCGCCTCGGGATCGCGCGGCTCGAACATGTGGCTCCAGAACTCGAGCAGCTCGGGAGCGATGGGGGCCTGGGCCGTTCCATCGGCGAGCGGGGGAGTGCCCTGGAGGGCGGCCGCCGAGATGACCGTCGCGCTGAGCAGCCGCTCGGGACGGGCGACCAGGAGCCACTGCACGAGAAAGCCCCCCAACGAAAAGCCCACCACGTGCGCGCGGCCGATGCCGAACGCATCGAGGATGGCCAGCGCGTCCTCGGCCAGCCGGGTCAGGGGATAGGGGGCCTTGTCGAAGGCCCAGGTGGACGCTCCGGTGTCCCGGTGGTCATAGCGGATGACCCGGTGCTTCCGGGCCAGGACGTCCACGAGCTCGTCGGGCCAGGCCAGCCCCGAGGCGTTGGCTCCCATGATGAGCAGAACGGCGGGTGCATCCTCCGGACCCCGTGACTCGACCCAGAGCGAGACTCCCTCGGCGACCTCGACGAAGCGTTCCATGGTCCCAGCGTCGCAGGTCGATACGGAGGAAGGGGGTCATTTTTTTCGCCCCACCGCGATCCAGTTTTCCTGGATTTGTTCAACAATCCAGGAAAGAGGTTTCGGCCCCTGGGG
This window encodes:
- a CDS encoding cytochrome P450, which produces MSLLDRFDFFDPEVMNNPYPYFAEMREKAPLFWNERLQAHVLSRYEDVTYVLKNPALFSSVDIRVAGKLPKERTQITELSSVSNLVTSDPPNHTRLRGLVSRAFIPKRISEMEPRVRELSRGLVAEMTARDEFDFMDGLASPLPVTIIAEMLGIEASRRRDFKHWSDSLITAGSESLRTGKQSEESIRSGREMLAYMTEIAEKRRQEPKGDLISTLVQESDGVAALTPQEVNSFAIVLLIAGNETTTNLLGNALVSLIRNPEQYEWLRRNPTLQACAAVTEETLRYDSPVLGLMRRVTQDVELAGGKVAAGSTVMALLASANHDPRKFPNPERFDLQRDTTGLLSFGHGIHFCLGAPLSRLEAPVALQELLERAPKLGFAPQQPERINYGSSFFLRGPRSLWLSKN
- a CDS encoding cytochrome P450 family protein, whose protein sequence is MTTNRMDEQKEAAPAAGGTCPVMGRREAPAMSSVVLDRENPEFLATAYDTYAELRATAPVVRCPFGRGLADGAHPEGSKARGPGKVPGRDRLFVTRYDEAVSALLDDRLSSDFRSAMTPEQRARLEATMPEEFRPVAHSIIMLDPPDHTRLRKLVQPNFTARAMELLRPRIQRIVDELLDGVERKAAGRGEAVSERRMDLVEAFAYPLPVTVISDMLGIPVEDREKVHGWAEGLLHAERQDAVRDEKLRAGMRAFRQYLDGLFERKRREPAEDMISQMVHVQEDGDTLSHQEMVSMVFILFFAGHVTTVNLIGNGVVALLTHPDQHARFLADPTGLSKGLVEETLRFWGPVDYMSTPRIVREDLELGGTHIPKGENLSVGLASANRDPSRFANPDVFDITRPDAHRNIAFGKGIHVCIGAPLARLEGQLAFESLFKRFPKLRLALPAEEMRWGSVASLRGFSRIPVLF
- a CDS encoding TetR/AcrR family transcriptional regulator; the encoded protein is MNPRSTTRSKPQPLRLRMKEEARTAILNAAEQVLAEQGIHAARMDDIAARVGVSVGTLYNYFEDRKQLMAALLDVRGRELRDMLDTELERSQGAPFRVRMHGFLRCILEHSRTHFQLFTLSLEDVLEHGISSGEDVSRERTQSLELTRRIEHLTRQGVEEGALRPEDTRHYPTLLLSMLRGVLVRQFLEKQPVPVDELISLLLRCFLDGAAPRPR
- a CDS encoding alpha/beta fold hydrolase, producing MERFVEVAEGVSLWVESRGPEDAPAVLLIMGSTVSGLVWPDELVDVLARKHRVIRYDHRDTGASTWAFDRVPYSATRMAEDALAILDAFGIERAHVVGLSLGGLLVQWLLVAHPERLLSATVIGAPALEGAPARANGAARAAIDPGLYEFWSHMFEPRDREAQIEWRVENWRRLNGKVIPFDAEEFRALERRIIAHAGRHDTSAAHARADPSGLARGAELAHVTVPTLVIATPEDPTNPESNARHLAESLPRSTLVTIDGMGHAIPRAVVPPLAAALQNHFEAVGHR
- a CDS encoding alpha/beta fold hydrolase, whose amino-acid sequence is MERFVEVAEGVSLWVESRGPEDAPAVLLIMGANASGLAWPDELVDVLARKHRVIRYDHRDTGASTWAFDKAPYPLTRLAEDALAILDAFGIGRAHVVGFSLGGFLVQWLLVARPERLLSATVISAAALQGTPPLADGTAQAPIAPELLEFWSHMFEPRDPEAEIEWRIENWRRLNGKVIPFDAEEFRALERRIIAHAGRSDNPGAHARADYSALARGAEFVHVTVPTLVIATPEDPTSPASNARHLAESLPRSTLVTIDGMGHAIPRAVVPRLAAALLNHFETVG